One genomic window of Fibrobacter sp. UBA4297 includes the following:
- a CDS encoding HD-GYP domain-containing protein has product MSYQHDNTGLGDGEVAALLFEYMPKIAAEHETDSLLVLMADLGRQIVQADRCSLWLIDEEKNELWTKVAHGVSELRIPLSAGFVGYSFKTGEPLLVDDAYCDARFDRRSDLKNNYHTTSVMTMPLESDDRVMGVFQAINKVGENVFFSKKDLERLKLISVYSAKTIESAIRAQKLERYAKQLERKAEELKSAHMELIRILGEVSEFRSQEVGDHIHRVAEISLKLAKYLGLPADQQELIYYAAPLHDLGKVGIADMILNKAGKLTPEEFGIMKRHSVIGRTLLRDSKTDLLCMASDIASAHHERWDGTGYPDKLKGEEIPLAARICAVADVLDALSSPRCYKPAWPEDRVKEEMKKSSGSHFQPELIDILMEHWDEFYSCYRPEGEFVKKGLLPPVKKVC; this is encoded by the coding sequence ATGAGCTATCAGCATGACAATACTGGCCTTGGGGACGGCGAAGTTGCCGCACTCTTGTTCGAGTACATGCCCAAAATTGCTGCCGAACATGAGACGGACAGCCTCTTGGTGCTTATGGCTGATTTGGGGCGGCAGATTGTGCAGGCTGACCGCTGTTCCCTTTGGCTTATTGACGAAGAAAAGAACGAGCTGTGGACCAAGGTGGCTCATGGCGTAAGCGAACTTCGCATTCCGCTCTCGGCAGGTTTTGTCGGGTATTCCTTCAAGACGGGCGAGCCGCTTCTGGTTGATGATGCCTACTGCGATGCAAGGTTTGACCGCCGCAGCGACTTGAAGAACAACTACCACACGACTTCGGTTATGACGATGCCGCTCGAAAGCGATGACCGCGTGATGGGCGTTTTCCAGGCGATTAACAAGGTTGGCGAGAACGTGTTCTTCTCCAAGAAGGACCTCGAACGACTGAAGCTTATCTCTGTTTATTCTGCAAAGACGATTGAGTCCGCGATTCGTGCGCAGAAACTGGAGCGCTACGCAAAACAGCTGGAACGCAAGGCTGAAGAGCTCAAGTCGGCTCACATGGAACTTATCCGCATTTTGGGTGAAGTCTCTGAATTCCGCAGCCAGGAAGTGGGCGACCACATCCATCGCGTGGCTGAGATTTCCTTGAAACTTGCGAAGTACCTTGGGCTTCCGGCAGACCAGCAGGAGCTGATTTACTATGCGGCTCCGCTCCACGATCTTGGAAAGGTCGGCATTGCGGATATGATTTTGAACAAGGCGGGCAAGCTCACTCCGGAAGAGTTTGGCATCATGAAGAGACATTCTGTTATTGGACGTACGCTGCTTCGCGATTCCAAGACGGACTTGCTCTGCATGGCATCTGACATTGCGAGCGCCCACCATGAACGCTGGGACGGCACCGGCTACCCGGATAAACTCAAGGGCGAGGAAATTCCGCTTGCTGCACGCATTTGCGCTGTGGCCGACGTGCTGGATGCGCTTTCGAGCCCGCGCTGCTACAAGCCCGCCTGGCCGGAGGACCGCGTCAAGGAAGAAATGAAAAAATCAAGCGGTTCGCATTTCCAGCCGGAACTCATCGATATTTTGATGGAACACTGGGACGAGTTTTATTCCTGTTACCGTCCCGAAGGCGAGTTCGTGAAGAAAGGACTCTTGCCGCCCGTGAAAAAGGTCTGCTAG
- a CDS encoding rod shape-determining protein, which produces MFGLFSCDIGIDLGTANTLVHVAGQGIVINEPTVIAVDRKSNRVTAIGGEAKKMLGRTSGESRAIRPMRDGVIADFELVETLLRTFITRVQRYPLWMVKPRVVVGVPNGITEVETRAVIDAIKMTGAKEVHLVHEPMAAAIGMGIPVEEPVGNMIVDIGGGTSDIAVIALNKSDCNGSVRVGGDEMDEAIVRYLRTQYNLCVGESTAEQIKIQIGSASPLEEELTMEVKGLDFIEGMPRTIPVGSAEIREAINEPVTTIIGAVKQALSITLPELSADIYDKGIILTGGGSQLRGLDERIRKETGLSVNVIDDPMTCVCRGAARILEDLDKYRPVLVASST; this is translated from the coding sequence TTGTTCGGACTATTCTCTTGTGATATCGGTATTGACCTGGGTACCGCAAATACGCTAGTCCACGTGGCTGGACAGGGCATTGTCATTAACGAACCGACTGTGATTGCTGTTGACCGTAAGAGCAATCGAGTGACTGCCATTGGCGGCGAGGCTAAGAAGATGCTTGGCCGTACGTCTGGCGAAAGCCGCGCTATTCGCCCGATGCGCGATGGCGTGATTGCTGATTTTGAACTTGTTGAAACGCTTTTGCGCACCTTTATTACGCGTGTGCAACGCTATCCATTGTGGATGGTAAAACCGCGTGTGGTGGTTGGCGTTCCGAACGGAATTACTGAAGTGGAAACGCGCGCCGTGATCGACGCCATCAAGATGACGGGTGCGAAGGAAGTCCACCTGGTGCATGAACCGATGGCTGCCGCTATTGGCATGGGCATTCCGGTCGAAGAACCGGTGGGCAACATGATTGTGGATATTGGCGGCGGTACGTCCGACATCGCCGTGATTGCCCTCAACAAGTCCGACTGCAACGGCTCTGTGCGCGTGGGCGGTGACGAGATGGACGAGGCGATTGTGCGTTACTTGCGTACGCAGTACAATCTCTGCGTGGGTGAAAGCACAGCCGAACAGATCAAGATCCAGATTGGTTCTGCAAGCCCGCTCGAAGAAGAATTGACGATGGAAGTCAAGGGTCTTGACTTTATCGAGGGCATGCCGCGCACGATTCCTGTCGGAAGTGCCGAAATTCGCGAAGCGATTAACGAACCGGTAACGACAATTATCGGGGCTGTGAAGCAGGCCTTGAGCATTACGCTCCCGGAACTTTCTGCCGATATTTACGACAAGGGCATTATCCTTACGGGCGGTGGTTCACAGTTGCGCGGTCTTGACGAACGCATCCGCAAGGAAACGGGACTTTCCGTGAACGTGATTGATGATCCGATGACTTGCGTTTGCAGGGGTGCAGCCCGCATTCTTGAGGACTTGGACAAGTACCGTCCTGTTTTGGTGGCTTCTTCTACTTAA
- the rodA gene encoding rod shape-determining protein RodA, which produces MSTDRIQDKSLKFDWFFIAVTLTLMTFGVFLVYSATVGEELAVYDTHWFRQIIYFLTGIAIAVGLVFVKIDWLKRAAVPSYVVALVLLLFVLFFAGDVKGAGRWIDLKVIKLQPSEFAKIAYLITISYWLSKHPVSLHKLKSFLVPLGLFIVPFLLVLKQPDLSTALVFTAVTLVGFFFAGLTFTDLFLIVSPVLSVLFSHSQSMVFQVLWGVLICLVVFSVLRRHLSKKFSGVIIATNILAGYASSMVWNMLEPHQQKRVNTFLDPMSDPLGDGYQVLQSLTAIGSGGIGGKGFGNGSQTNLSFLPEEHTDFIFSVLGEQFGFVGCAAVLVLFTLFLWRASSICKTNDDPFVTLVTMGAATIFLFHITVNIAMTIGLMPVTGLPLPFLSYGGSFALVCMFLVGLLMCLRYQGNK; this is translated from the coding sequence ATGAGTACCGACCGCATTCAAGACAAGTCGTTAAAGTTTGACTGGTTCTTTATTGCCGTGACGCTCACGCTCATGACTTTTGGCGTGTTCCTCGTGTATTCGGCGACAGTGGGCGAGGAACTGGCCGTTTACGATACGCACTGGTTTAGGCAAATCATTTATTTTTTGACGGGTATTGCGATTGCGGTGGGGCTTGTTTTTGTGAAAATTGACTGGCTCAAGCGTGCGGCGGTGCCGTCTTACGTGGTTGCGCTTGTTCTGCTTTTGTTCGTGCTCTTTTTTGCGGGCGATGTGAAGGGGGCGGGGCGTTGGATTGACTTGAAGGTGATCAAGCTGCAGCCTTCGGAATTTGCAAAGATTGCGTACCTGATTACGATTTCGTACTGGCTTTCGAAACATCCTGTGAGTTTGCATAAATTGAAGTCATTCTTGGTGCCGCTTGGGCTTTTTATTGTGCCGTTCTTGCTTGTGCTGAAGCAACCGGACTTGAGTACGGCGCTAGTGTTTACGGCTGTGACGCTTGTCGGGTTCTTTTTTGCGGGGCTTACGTTTACGGACTTGTTTCTGATTGTAAGCCCGGTCTTGTCGGTACTGTTTTCGCATTCGCAGTCGATGGTGTTTCAGGTGCTGTGGGGAGTGCTGATTTGCCTTGTTGTGTTCTCGGTTTTGCGCAGGCACTTGTCCAAGAAGTTTTCGGGCGTGATTATTGCAACGAACATTTTGGCGGGGTATGCAAGTTCAATGGTGTGGAACATGCTGGAACCGCACCAGCAGAAACGCGTGAACACGTTTTTGGATCCGATGAGTGACCCGCTTGGCGATGGCTATCAGGTGTTGCAGTCGCTTACGGCAATCGGTAGTGGTGGCATTGGTGGCAAGGGCTTTGGGAACGGCTCGCAGACGAACCTCTCGTTTTTGCCCGAAGAACATACGGACTTTATCTTTAGCGTGCTCGGGGAGCAGTTTGGCTTTGTCGGGTGTGCTGCTGTTTTGGTCCTGTTTACATTGTTCCTGTGGCGAGCCTCCTCGATTTGTAAGACGAACGATGATCCGTTTGTGACTCTTGTGACGATGGGCGCTGCGACAATCTTCTTGTTCCACATCACGGTGAATATTGCGATGACGATTGGGCTTATGCCGGTGACGGGGCTCCCTTTGCCGTTCCTTTCCTATGGTGGCTCGTTTGCACTTGTGTGCATGTTCCTCGTGGGGCTCTTGATGTGCCTCCGGTATCAGGGGAATAAGTAA
- a CDS encoding CotH kinase family protein, translated as MIRSKKWIREILSLAAVLGTAFVIGCADDNENGSFNGPSSPDCTALNNCGASVPGSSAGTSVPYSSSMEIIQIVTSSNDTIAETTWVQLPPDTTVHWVGQSALRITEIAPLNLDFLDENGNDPSWVEIYNSSDQDVDLAGYTLVENLKNLRKWVFGHDILKAKSFRVVFCDKNNISAVTIADNNGRHTRPHTNWKLDKNGGTLYLLDKFNGIRDSVAYPELTGGLSWGIVDGGYWKYFEKPTPEQPNTTSQAYDEIVPAADMSGLKSGFYNEPFTLNPPSLPEGVTLRCTTDGSVPTENSPEFNAPKRVEHSMSFRCATFKKGAISNTVTTRTFFVDEDQVKMPIVAISVDSSFFREHYIKTSCDAPKNCKDSAGLYADVEYPVHVEYFENGSSTKDGSTWEKDAGIALMGGYSRLNDKKSVSIRLREEYEEGSINYPLFETRKGVNDKYKSFNLRNNGNRYVSDYIEDAMGGALLEGTSVDYQRSRQVVVFYNGKYYGIHDMRERFNKHYVETNYKIEANTVNFIKHLGKEVEASNGTTDAYMNMLHFVAANDFSGENNANYASAKLLLDVGNLADYMAAEIYMHNGDWPNNNVRAWSAPEHPWKFMVYDLDHGFDWMWGVNGGEFDQHSNMFAWIKKGGGNKPCKEEGCFANLYIQLIKNPEFKRMFINRSAVMFNSYTNSANVEKIVDAMTSKIDAQEMDRDLAKFKQNEKYYSNSCGKGFDKTGSCLKTWAASRDSKVIQEYEEEFGLSGMASVTIAASGKGTVLMEGAALPGGATSYKGKFFVGNPILLTAVPTAGAAFTGWSDGVADNPRLVEPKEGATFTAQFQ; from the coding sequence GTGATTCGCTCAAAAAAATGGATTAGAGAGATTCTTTCTCTGGCTGCGGTTCTTGGTACAGCTTTTGTGATAGGCTGTGCTGATGATAATGAAAATGGCTCGTTCAATGGGCCGAGTTCTCCGGATTGTACTGCACTTAATAATTGCGGTGCCTCTGTTCCGGGTTCTTCTGCTGGCACCAGCGTTCCGTACTCTTCAAGTATGGAAATCATCCAAATCGTAACTAGCAGTAACGATACCATTGCGGAGACGACCTGGGTTCAATTGCCGCCCGATACCACTGTTCATTGGGTGGGCCAGTCCGCTTTGCGTATAACTGAAATTGCCCCGCTTAACTTGGATTTCCTTGATGAAAATGGCAACGACCCGTCTTGGGTGGAAATCTACAACTCTAGCGATCAGGATGTGGATTTGGCGGGCTATACGCTTGTCGAAAATTTGAAGAACTTGCGCAAGTGGGTGTTTGGCCACGACATTCTCAAGGCAAAGTCCTTTAGAGTTGTTTTCTGCGACAAGAATAATATTTCTGCGGTAACTATTGCCGATAACAACGGTCGCCATACGCGCCCGCATACAAACTGGAAACTTGACAAGAACGGCGGCACGCTTTACTTGCTCGACAAGTTCAACGGAATCCGTGACTCGGTCGCTTATCCGGAACTGACGGGTGGCCTCAGCTGGGGCATTGTCGATGGCGGTTACTGGAAGTATTTTGAAAAGCCGACTCCGGAACAGCCGAATACGACATCGCAGGCTTATGACGAAATTGTCCCGGCTGCCGATATGAGCGGCCTCAAGTCCGGTTTCTACAATGAGCCGTTTACTTTGAACCCGCCTTCTCTCCCGGAAGGTGTTACGCTCCGCTGCACAACCGATGGTTCTGTGCCGACCGAAAATTCTCCGGAATTCAATGCTCCGAAGCGCGTTGAACATAGCATGTCTTTCCGCTGCGCAACGTTTAAGAAGGGCGCTATCTCGAACACGGTAACGACCCGTACGTTCTTTGTTGACGAAGATCAGGTGAAGATGCCGATCGTCGCTATCAGCGTGGACTCCAGCTTCTTCCGTGAACATTATATCAAGACGAGCTGCGATGCTCCGAAGAACTGCAAGGACAGCGCCGGCCTCTATGCCGATGTGGAATATCCGGTCCATGTGGAATACTTCGAAAATGGATCTTCTACGAAGGATGGCTCTACTTGGGAAAAGGATGCTGGTATCGCACTCATGGGTGGCTATAGCCGCTTGAACGACAAGAAGTCTGTCTCTATCCGCCTCCGCGAAGAATATGAAGAAGGTAGCATCAATTATCCGTTGTTCGAAACCCGCAAGGGCGTGAATGACAAGTACAAGTCCTTCAACCTCCGCAACAACGGTAACCGCTATGTGAGCGACTATATCGAAGATGCCATGGGCGGAGCCCTCCTTGAAGGTACGAGCGTGGATTACCAGAGAAGCCGTCAGGTGGTGGTGTTCTACAATGGTAAGTATTACGGCATTCACGATATGCGCGAACGCTTCAACAAGCATTACGTAGAAACGAATTACAAGATTGAAGCGAATACGGTGAACTTCATCAAGCACTTGGGCAAGGAAGTTGAAGCCAGCAACGGTACGACTGATGCCTACATGAACATGCTCCACTTTGTGGCTGCAAACGATTTCTCCGGCGAAAACAATGCGAACTACGCTTCGGCAAAGCTCTTGCTCGATGTGGGTAATCTTGCCGATTACATGGCTGCTGAAATTTATATGCACAACGGTGACTGGCCAAACAATAACGTCCGTGCATGGTCTGCTCCGGAACATCCGTGGAAGTTCATGGTTTACGACCTTGACCATGGTTTTGATTGGATGTGGGGCGTGAATGGCGGTGAATTTGACCAGCACAGCAATATGTTCGCTTGGATCAAGAAGGGCGGCGGAAACAAGCCGTGCAAGGAAGAAGGCTGCTTTGCTAACCTCTATATTCAGCTCATCAAGAACCCGGAATTCAAGCGTATGTTCATCAACCGTTCTGCTGTGATGTTCAATAGCTATACGAACAGTGCAAATGTCGAAAAGATTGTCGATGCGATGACGTCTAAGATTGATGCTCAGGAAATGGATCGTGACCTTGCCAAGTTCAAGCAGAATGAGAAGTATTATTCTAACTCTTGCGGAAAGGGCTTTGACAAGACGGGTTCTTGCCTGAAAACTTGGGCTGCTAGCCGTGATTCCAAGGTTATTCAGGAATACGAAGAAGAATTTGGTTTGAGCGGTATGGCTTCTGTGACTATCGCTGCTTCTGGCAAGGGTACGGTGCTTATGGAAGGTGCCGCACTCCCGGGTGGCGCAACGAGTTACAAGGGCAAGTTCTTTGTAGGTAACCCGATTCTCTTGACTGCTGTTCCGACCGCTGGTGCTGCGTTTACCGGCTGGAGCGATGGCGTTGCAGACAATCCGCGCTTGGTTGAACCGAAGGAAGGCGCTACCTTTACGGCTCAGTTCCAGTAA
- the mreD gene encoding rod shape-determining protein MreD, giving the protein MSNYGWLKTLLMFVIAFAVQSTIGDWLKILDVGPDFILIFIVSVALRYGAATGCFWGFLAGFSLDVYAPVEWLGANTIAMTIVGFAVGQLEEHFLTLNLPPKVGVLGLAFYVNDMFYFLITGLDRDVVTTLFLTKTVPESIYTVVIGGILFYLTSGKKSDV; this is encoded by the coding sequence ATGAGTAATTACGGATGGCTAAAGACGCTTCTAATGTTTGTCATCGCTTTTGCTGTGCAGTCGACGATTGGCGACTGGCTTAAAATTTTGGACGTTGGGCCTGATTTTATATTAATCTTTATCGTATCCGTAGCACTGCGTTATGGGGCCGCTACGGGCTGTTTCTGGGGATTTTTGGCGGGTTTTTCGTTGGATGTGTACGCTCCGGTGGAATGGCTTGGCGCCAATACTATTGCCATGACGATTGTGGGCTTTGCCGTAGGGCAGCTCGAGGAACACTTCCTCACGTTGAATTTACCGCCTAAGGTGGGCGTACTCGGACTTGCGTTCTATGTGAACGATATGTTCTATTTCCTAATTACGGGGCTAGATAGGGATGTCGTAACGACTTTGTTCCTGACGAAAACGGTACCGGAAAGCATTTATACCGTGGTCATTGGCGGTATTTTGTTCTATCTCACTTCGGGGAAGAAGTCGGATGTATAA
- the mreC gene encoding rod shape-determining protein MreC, with protein MLRAFRFIVDLFTQRHGVVAFAFFLVLGILMHASSTAVRESIVDKALSTVFYPVQLLLASVNDFKSLQAENDHLKAENARLRQETYHASEGLQELARLHTLVRFDDKWDFPIVTSRVVGHNPGRFLTTLVINRGTHHGVKENMPVMSMNGLVGKISKTSLTHSRVQLLVDPNLKLSVLERRTRVVGFLESVDGHLLSAMIPSHAGVAEGDTLITSGLGGIFPKGIPVGTVHRVRKADLDVMSLMDVKPFQEFSTLEEVFVMQKEPDWIIQELLDE; from the coding sequence ATGCTTAGAGCTTTTCGCTTTATTGTCGATTTGTTTACCCAAAGGCATGGCGTTGTCGCTTTTGCCTTTTTTCTCGTTTTAGGGATACTGATGCATGCGTCTTCGACGGCGGTGCGTGAAAGCATTGTCGACAAGGCTCTTTCGACGGTGTTTTACCCGGTGCAGTTGTTGCTTGCGTCTGTGAACGACTTCAAGTCTTTGCAGGCCGAAAATGACCACCTGAAGGCCGAAAACGCAAGGCTCCGTCAGGAGACTTACCACGCGAGCGAGGGCTTGCAGGAGTTGGCGAGGTTGCATACGCTGGTGCGCTTTGACGACAAGTGGGATTTCCCGATTGTGACGTCTCGCGTGGTGGGGCATAACCCCGGGCGTTTTCTGACGACTCTCGTGATTAACCGTGGGACGCATCACGGCGTGAAGGAGAACATGCCGGTGATGTCGATGAATGGCCTTGTCGGGAAGATTTCAAAGACCTCGTTGACGCATTCCCGCGTGCAACTTTTAGTGGATCCGAACCTGAAACTCTCTGTGCTAGAGCGCCGTACGCGCGTGGTGGGCTTCTTGGAGTCTGTTGACGGTCATTTGCTTTCGGCGATGATTCCCTCGCATGCGGGCGTTGCTGAGGGCGATACGCTCATTACGTCGGGGCTTGGCGGCATTTTCCCGAAGGGTATCCCGGTGGGCACGGTGCACAGGGTGCGTAAGGCCGATTTGGATGTGATGAGCCTTATGGATGTGAAGCCTTTCCAGGAATTTTCGACGCTGGAAGAAGTTTTTGTGATGCAGAAGGAACCGGATTGGATTATCCAGGAGTTGCTCGATGAGTAA
- a CDS encoding ubiquinone/menaquinone biosynthesis methyltransferase, translating into MKSPVRKMFDGIASRYDFLNHFLSCYQDVLWRRYCCKRLKKMMCGMPRDLNKVRLLDLCGGTGDFANTFRKIFERKSCCKCGCACKCVSENKASRDFVVDPAVIGDFSYGMLAEVKPKKIDAHAVQLDAMKMPFAERQFDVILNGFGMRNVPDARGALLESYRVLDEGGYLCVLEFFSPRNLFNKFFYKVLAPLFIPVMGAFFSGKRDAYEYLVNSIIRFLPVDQFCKMAEECGFEVKQVKMFDGGISFGVFLHKPGNA; encoded by the coding sequence ATGAAAAGTCCCGTGCGAAAGATGTTCGATGGCATTGCGAGCCGTTACGATTTTCTGAATCACTTTCTGAGTTGTTATCAGGATGTGCTTTGGCGCAGGTATTGCTGCAAGCGCTTGAAAAAGATGATGTGTGGGATGCCGCGCGATTTGAATAAAGTTCGCTTGCTCGATTTGTGCGGGGGCACGGGCGATTTTGCCAACACGTTCCGCAAGATTTTCGAGCGAAAAAGCTGCTGCAAGTGCGGGTGTGCGTGCAAGTGTGTTTCGGAAAACAAGGCGTCGCGCGACTTTGTTGTAGACCCTGCTGTAATCGGTGATTTTTCGTACGGGATGCTCGCTGAAGTCAAACCGAAGAAAATTGATGCGCATGCTGTACAGCTTGATGCCATGAAAATGCCTTTTGCCGAACGCCAGTTCGACGTGATTCTAAACGGCTTTGGCATGCGTAATGTGCCGGACGCCCGTGGTGCCTTGCTGGAATCTTACCGTGTGCTCGACGAAGGTGGCTATCTCTGCGTTCTGGAATTTTTCTCGCCGAGAAACTTGTTCAACAAGTTCTTCTATAAAGTGTTGGCTCCGCTGTTCATCCCGGTGATGGGTGCTTTCTTTAGCGGCAAGCGCGATGCATACGAATACCTGGTGAATTCGATTATCCGCTTTTTGCCGGTCGATCAGTTCTGCAAAATGGCAGAAGAATGCGGCTTTGAAGTCAAGCAAGTCAAGATGTTCGATGGCGGAATTTCGTTTGGCGTGTTCTTGCACAAGCCGGGGAATGCATGA
- the mrdA gene encoding penicillin-binding protein 2, translated as MYNDTSENEARVRRNWNVLIFLAGTVIVFTVILFKLFSLQYLHYEENFQRSENNRLRRIELIADRGYIYDRNGNVLVRNRPSYQIALQALEMPRKKAARDSIFKKLLNIRDAAGVRLFDSLSLDTAFQRIRWVRTRPVRILEDATMEQVAVIEEHSTELPGVSVIIESRREYPYGTLASHVLGYTSEISEEQLKLPEYESYSQGDRVGQKGLEQEYDKEFRGKNGLKLVEVNASGREVRTLSDVGGMIEPEPGLHMVSTIDLKLQKAAEAAIPDTVRGALVALDPRNGEILAMVSSPRLDPNIFSLKRRERNKGWAHVALDSMRPLTNRAISGVYPPASIFKLVTSGAGLESGIISETKYYPKPCTGGYQYGARYQRCWGVHGNLNVVHALRLSCDVYFYQAGLEIDMARINEFARRFGYGEKLLGIDIPGERAGWLPDSASFNKRNKRLGWRWARGLILNLSIGQGQMVTPLQQAVFIGSLATNKGVYRPHFMKELQDAQGNVVRRYKPEIIRPGTMKPETHRVLLNAMDSVVNHPGGTGKKGAVPGIRVGGKTGSGEWKKGQKTHAWFAAVAPLEDPQIAVAVIVEAGGGGGSVAAPIVHKVLMAFFGKEEEEQQ; from the coding sequence ATGTATAACGATACTTCGGAGAACGAGGCGCGAGTCCGTAGGAACTGGAACGTCCTGATATTTTTGGCAGGGACGGTCATTGTCTTTACGGTGATTCTGTTCAAGCTTTTTTCGTTGCAATACCTGCATTATGAAGAAAATTTCCAGCGCTCCGAAAATAACCGTTTGCGTCGAATCGAGCTGATTGCCGACCGCGGATACATCTATGACCGCAACGGAAATGTGCTGGTGCGTAACAGACCTTCGTACCAGATTGCGCTCCAGGCGCTTGAAATGCCGCGAAAGAAGGCTGCCAGGGATTCCATCTTCAAGAAACTTTTGAACATCCGCGATGCGGCTGGCGTGCGTCTTTTTGATTCGCTTTCGCTTGATACGGCGTTTCAGAGAATCCGCTGGGTGCGTACGCGCCCGGTCCGCATTCTCGAAGATGCGACGATGGAGCAGGTGGCGGTGATTGAAGAACATTCGACGGAACTGCCGGGCGTATCGGTGATTATTGAATCCCGCCGCGAGTATCCGTACGGGACGCTTGCCTCGCATGTGCTTGGCTACACGAGTGAAATTTCGGAAGAGCAGCTGAAGCTCCCGGAATACGAATCTTATTCGCAGGGCGACCGCGTGGGGCAAAAGGGCTTGGAGCAGGAATACGACAAGGAATTCCGCGGCAAGAACGGGCTCAAGCTTGTGGAAGTGAATGCTTCGGGGCGCGAAGTGCGTACGCTCTCGGATGTGGGTGGGATGATTGAGCCTGAACCGGGCTTGCACATGGTTTCGACGATTGACTTGAAGTTGCAGAAAGCGGCGGAGGCGGCGATTCCAGATACGGTGAGGGGCGCGTTGGTGGCGCTGGATCCGCGAAACGGTGAAATCCTTGCGATGGTCTCTTCGCCGCGACTCGACCCGAATATCTTTTCCTTAAAGCGCCGTGAACGCAACAAGGGTTGGGCGCATGTGGCGCTTGATTCGATGCGACCGCTCACGAATCGTGCGATTTCGGGCGTTTACCCGCCGGCATCGATTTTTAAGCTTGTGACGTCTGGCGCTGGCCTTGAAAGTGGGATTATTTCGGAGACGAAGTATTATCCGAAGCCTTGTACGGGCGGTTACCAGTATGGGGCGCGTTACCAGAGGTGCTGGGGCGTGCACGGAAACTTGAACGTGGTGCATGCGCTGCGCCTTTCTTGCGATGTGTATTTCTATCAGGCAGGCCTTGAAATTGATATGGCGCGCATTAATGAATTTGCACGGCGTTTTGGCTATGGCGAAAAACTGCTCGGCATAGATATCCCGGGCGAGCGTGCGGGGTGGCTCCCGGATTCGGCTTCGTTCAATAAGCGTAACAAGCGCCTTGGCTGGCGTTGGGCTCGCGGGCTTATTTTGAACCTCTCGATTGGGCAGGGACAGATGGTGACGCCTTTGCAGCAGGCCGTGTTCATAGGCTCGCTGGCAACGAACAAGGGCGTGTATAGACCGCATTTTATGAAGGAATTGCAGGATGCCCAGGGAAACGTTGTGCGTCGTTATAAACCGGAGATTATCCGTCCAGGAACGATGAAGCCCGAAACGCACCGTGTGCTCCTGAATGCGATGGATTCCGTGGTGAACCATCCGGGCGGCACGGGTAAGAAGGGTGCTGTGCCTGGAATCCGCGTGGGTGGAAAGACGGGGTCCGGCGAATGGAAAAAGGGGCAGAAAACGCATGCCTGGTTTGCGGCTGTAGCGCCTTTGGAAGATCCGCAGATTGCCGTTGCCGTGATTGTCGAAGCTGGCGGCGGCGGCGGCTCTGTCGCGGCCCCGATTGTGCATAAAGTGCTTATGGCATTTTTTGGAAAAGAAGAAGAGGAACAACAATGA
- a CDS encoding ComF family protein has product MGVLRTVANFVFGMECLGCGSSSEKLDPWLCPACAAELARESCSSKFPNDDTFCLFPMRPLTRKLVHALKYRNIPGLASYLVRHSSAVKHGVVAQELSMLAQPLYFVPVPLHRARYRERGYNQAELLAAALATVTGGSVCRWLKRKTFVVSQTKLSKEERELNVAGAFVPDFPRAMPARGSVVVVDDVFTTGATTSACMAAFGADFKISLKVCTLLYDEPASAAADFAADCRADWDGFRSRR; this is encoded by the coding sequence ATGGGCGTTTTACGGACGGTGGCAAATTTTGTGTTTGGGATGGAGTGCTTGGGGTGCGGATCTTCGTCGGAGAAGCTAGATCCGTGGCTTTGCCCCGCGTGCGCGGCGGAACTTGCACGGGAATCGTGCTCTTCGAAGTTCCCGAATGACGATACATTTTGTTTGTTCCCGATGCGTCCACTGACGCGCAAACTTGTGCATGCGCTCAAGTACAGGAACATTCCGGGGCTTGCGTCATATCTGGTGCGGCATTCTTCGGCGGTAAAGCATGGGGTTGTGGCGCAGGAACTTTCGATGCTTGCGCAGCCACTTTATTTTGTGCCGGTGCCGCTCCACAGGGCAAGGTATCGCGAACGCGGGTACAACCAGGCGGAACTTTTGGCGGCTGCGCTTGCGACGGTAACCGGTGGCTCGGTTTGCCGTTGGCTTAAGCGCAAGACGTTCGTGGTTTCGCAGACGAAACTATCGAAAGAGGAGCGCGAGTTGAACGTGGCGGGTGCGTTTGTACCGGATTTCCCGCGGGCGATGCCTGCACGTGGGAGCGTGGTTGTCGTGGATGATGTCTTTACGACAGGCGCGACGACTTCGGCATGCATGGCGGCATTCGGGGCGGATTTTAAGATTTCGCTCAAGGTCTGCACGTTGCTTTACGACGAGCCTGCATCGGCGGCTGCCGATTTTGCCGCAGATTGTCGCGCGGATTGGGACGGGTTTCGCAGTAGGCGGTAG